The Spirosoma foliorum genome has a window encoding:
- a CDS encoding IS110 family transposase: protein MNQPAIYYGVDVSKETLHISYQIGIDANGQPQWAYQTLPNQADSIEQWAAELPANSHLIFEHTGTYSARLAWVLALQNRPFSLLTPNQSKGFAATLKSISKTDRSDAALLARYGQVFQPQPSQLADESLHQLRQQHKHLNDLRISQQAVANQLHALSFDPRASQKVKASLLVLQQSYLTQIALFEEELDQLSQQELQAISERMQRVKGIGPASSQALCTATNGLAGFESAKAVAKFVGIAPSQTQSGSSVRRRGRMARTGLGYVRGLLYMAARSARKYNLGCKALYDRLRAKGKCHKVAMVAVMNKLLHQVFVVVKKNIEFVNGFSLSKQNLA from the coding sequence ATGAACCAACCAGCTATCTATTACGGGGTTGATGTCAGTAAAGAGACCTTACACATCAGCTACCAAATCGGAATCGATGCCAATGGGCAACCCCAATGGGCCTATCAAACCCTGCCCAACCAAGCGGACTCCATTGAGCAATGGGCTGCTGAACTGCCCGCCAATAGCCACCTCATTTTCGAGCATACAGGTACCTATTCGGCTCGATTAGCTTGGGTATTAGCCCTGCAAAATCGCCCCTTTAGCCTCCTTACGCCCAACCAAAGCAAAGGCTTTGCCGCCACTCTGAAGTCTATCAGCAAGACCGACCGGAGCGATGCGGCACTATTGGCGCGCTACGGACAAGTCTTTCAGCCCCAGCCTTCGCAACTGGCCGATGAGTCTCTACATCAGCTTCGCCAACAGCACAAACACCTCAACGACCTGCGAATCAGTCAGCAAGCGGTGGCTAATCAGCTTCATGCGCTGTCGTTCGACCCCCGGGCCAGTCAGAAAGTCAAGGCTAGCCTGCTGGTTCTCCAACAGAGCTACCTGACTCAGATTGCGCTCTTTGAAGAGGAACTGGATCAGCTGAGTCAACAGGAGTTGCAGGCCATTTCGGAGCGGATGCAGCGGGTCAAGGGGATTGGGCCGGCTTCCTCTCAAGCCTTGTGCACGGCCACCAATGGGCTGGCTGGATTCGAGTCAGCCAAAGCGGTAGCTAAGTTCGTGGGCATTGCCCCCAGTCAAACTCAATCGGGCAGTTCGGTTCGTCGGCGTGGTCGGATGGCCCGCACGGGTTTAGGGTATGTACGGGGCCTTTTATACATGGCAGCTCGTTCGGCCCGTAAATACAATTTGGGCTGTAAAGCGCTTTATGATCGGCTACGGGCCAAGGGTAAATGCCACAAAGTGGCGATGGTGGCGGTGATGAATAAGTTGTTGCATCAGGTGTTTGTGGTGGTGAAGAAGAATATTGAATTCGTCAATGGGTTCAGCCTATCCAAACAAAATTTGGCTTAA
- a CDS encoding glycoside hydrolase family 5 protein yields the protein MQRRTFIQNTGLLTAALSTAGTELLAVSPSQNAGKNKLPKWKGFNMLDFFSPDPANSRPASQENYFKWMQDWGFDFVRIPMAYPAYLKFDRSRNITPDEVYQIDQQAVDRIDALVAMAHKHNLHVSLNLHRAPGYCVNSGFHEPYNLWTDQAALDAFCFHWNMWAKRYKNVSSKKISFDLLNEPSVRADMNDQHARHSTVPGEVYRKVALAASEAIWKENKNHLIIADGNDTGSSVIPAIADLNIAQSCRGYNPGIISHYKAPWANKDPDHLPEPKWPGQVGDKYLSRAMLETFYQPWIELVNKGVGVHCGECGCWNKTPHDVFLAWFNDVLDILSSNGIGFALWEFVGSFGILDSGRTDVAYEDWYGHKLDRKLLNLMLKA from the coding sequence ATGCAACGAAGGACGTTTATTCAGAACACGGGTTTGCTCACGGCAGCCCTGAGCACAGCCGGGACGGAGCTTCTGGCCGTTTCGCCATCACAGAACGCAGGTAAAAACAAGCTACCGAAATGGAAAGGCTTCAACATGCTGGATTTCTTTTCACCCGATCCGGCCAACAGCCGTCCCGCTTCGCAGGAAAACTATTTCAAATGGATGCAGGACTGGGGGTTCGATTTCGTCCGAATTCCGATGGCCTATCCAGCTTATCTCAAATTCGACCGAAGTCGCAATATCACCCCAGACGAAGTCTATCAAATTGATCAGCAAGCTGTTGATCGGATTGATGCGTTGGTAGCGATGGCGCATAAGCATAACCTGCATGTGAGCCTGAATTTGCACCGGGCACCAGGTTATTGTGTCAATTCTGGCTTTCATGAGCCTTACAATCTCTGGACCGATCAGGCAGCACTCGACGCGTTCTGCTTTCACTGGAACATGTGGGCCAAACGGTACAAGAACGTATCGTCAAAGAAAATCAGCTTCGATCTGTTGAATGAACCCAGCGTGCGAGCCGATATGAACGATCAGCATGCCAGACATAGCACCGTGCCAGGCGAGGTTTATCGAAAAGTGGCTCTGGCTGCTTCAGAAGCTATCTGGAAAGAAAATAAAAACCACCTCATCATTGCTGATGGGAACGATACAGGCTCATCGGTCATACCGGCCATTGCCGATCTGAACATCGCCCAAAGTTGTCGTGGCTACAATCCGGGCATTATTTCGCACTACAAGGCTCCCTGGGCGAATAAAGATCCGGATCATTTACCCGAACCGAAATGGCCGGGCCAAGTGGGCGACAAATACCTGAGTCGCGCCATGCTCGAAACCTTCTACCAGCCCTGGATTGAGTTGGTCAATAAGGGAGTCGGTGTCCATTGTGGCGAGTGCGGTTGCTGGAACAAAACTCCACACGATGTATTCCTGGCCTGGTTCAACGATGTGCTAGACATCTTATCGAGTAACGGTATCGGCTTTGCCCTCTGGGAGTTTGTAGGCTCATTCGGCATTCTGGATTCGGGTCGTACTGATGTTGCCTACGAAGATTGGTATGGCCACAAACTAGACAGGAAATTGCTGAATCTGATGCTGAAAGCGTAA
- a CDS encoding M15 family metallopeptidase — protein sequence MKKSLGHRLCSIGALLGLFTTTLAQTTTYDLPKSKYGLPVVNDVNIYKKIVAADPANELVDMRQILPQAQFDVTYADTTNFLKRKLYPTADVFMRKPAALAIRQASENLKKQGYGLLLFDGYRPYAITVLFYEEHGDTTFVADPRKGSKHNRGMAIDLSLFDLKTGKRLSMPSGYDESTPRAYHSYMDSDSASLAHRAILRSAMEKVGFSIFPWEWWHYDFKGWESCFTYDLSHETIRKANKSLKSAKVKR from the coding sequence ATGAAAAAGTCCTTAGGTCACCGTTTATGCTCAATTGGGGCATTGCTTGGGCTATTTACAACAACCTTAGCTCAGACGACAACGTACGATCTTCCCAAAAGCAAGTATGGTCTTCCGGTAGTCAATGATGTGAACATCTATAAGAAAATCGTAGCGGCTGACCCTGCCAATGAGTTGGTGGACATGCGCCAGATTTTGCCGCAGGCTCAGTTTGACGTCACTTATGCCGACACGACCAATTTTCTCAAGCGCAAACTGTATCCAACAGCCGATGTCTTCATGCGAAAACCGGCGGCTCTGGCTATTCGGCAGGCGAGTGAAAATTTAAAAAAGCAGGGCTATGGGCTATTGCTCTTCGATGGATACCGACCTTATGCTATCACGGTTCTTTTCTACGAAGAACACGGCGATACGACCTTCGTCGCCGATCCACGGAAAGGCTCAAAGCATAATCGAGGTATGGCCATCGACCTATCGCTTTTCGACCTCAAAACGGGCAAACGACTGTCGATGCCGTCGGGTTATGACGAATCGACACCCCGCGCTTATCATAGCTACATGGACTCTGACAGTGCCTCGCTGGCTCACCGCGCCATTTTGCGGTCGGCGATGGAGAAGGTTGGTTTCTCAATTTTTCCCTGGGAATGGTGGCATTATGATTTTAAAGGTTGGGAGAGTTGCTTTACCTACGATTTATCACACGAAACGATTCGAAAGGCGAACAAGAGTTTGAAATCAGCCAAAGTCAAGCGTTGA
- a CDS encoding gluconate:H+ symporter, with protein sequence MPLTITLLGILVLIALISVARLHTFLAFLAVSIGVGLALGLKPLAIVEAVQKGIGGTLGSITAIIALGAMLGKLVAQSGAAQRIAVNMMELVGTRHARWAFLVTGFIVGLPLFYSVGFMLLAPLVITVAYRYKLPALYIGLPMLASLSVTQGYLPPHPAPLAILKQFNANMGLTLFYGIIVSIPAILISGALFGSTLKRYTTLPNPAFIAPDLQEDQMPSTSVSFLTVLLPILLIGVSTVVSPFLPTNSVSQQILLFVGEPIVSMFIAVLVALFTLGIWRGKTMPEVTTLLGDAIKDVAMLFLVFGGAGALKQVLTDGGVNQSIADMMQNSSVHPYILAWGMAALIRVCVGSSTVSGITTAGFVSPLLASTGVEPNLMVLSIGAGSMMFSHVNDTGFWLFREYFQLSMVDTLKTWSIMETLVSVSGLAGVMVLSWIIG encoded by the coding sequence ATGCCCTTAACCATTACGCTTCTTGGCATCCTGGTCCTGATTGCCCTCATTTCGGTTGCCCGGCTGCACACATTTCTGGCATTTCTCGCTGTCTCTATTGGCGTCGGCCTGGCACTTGGCCTGAAACCGCTGGCCATTGTCGAAGCCGTCCAGAAAGGGATTGGCGGCACATTAGGCTCAATTACGGCCATCATTGCATTGGGTGCCATGCTCGGGAAACTGGTTGCTCAAAGTGGTGCCGCTCAGCGAATTGCCGTCAACATGATGGAGTTGGTAGGAACCCGACACGCCCGCTGGGCTTTTCTGGTAACGGGCTTCATTGTCGGCTTGCCCCTCTTCTATTCGGTCGGATTTATGTTGCTGGCGCCTTTGGTGATTACAGTGGCGTATCGGTATAAACTCCCTGCGCTGTACATTGGCTTGCCGATGCTGGCTTCCTTGTCTGTCACGCAGGGTTATCTGCCACCTCACCCGGCTCCGTTAGCCATCCTGAAACAGTTCAATGCCAACATGGGTCTGACCTTATTTTATGGCATTATTGTATCGATTCCAGCCATTTTGATTTCGGGTGCACTGTTTGGGTCAACGCTGAAACGCTACACAACCTTACCCAATCCTGCGTTCATTGCTCCCGATTTGCAGGAAGACCAGATGCCTTCGACAAGCGTGAGTTTTTTGACGGTTTTGCTACCGATTCTGCTCATTGGTGTGAGTACAGTAGTCAGTCCGTTTTTACCCACGAATTCAGTAAGCCAGCAAATTCTTTTGTTTGTGGGTGAGCCGATTGTGAGTATGTTCATTGCGGTGCTGGTCGCGCTATTTACACTTGGCATCTGGCGAGGGAAAACAATGCCCGAAGTGACTACTCTCCTGGGTGATGCCATTAAGGATGTAGCCATGCTTTTTCTGGTTTTTGGCGGAGCTGGTGCCCTAAAACAAGTATTGACCGACGGGGGCGTCAACCAATCTATTGCCGACATGATGCAGAACTCGTCGGTTCATCCGTATATACTTGCCTGGGGCATGGCCGCCCTTATCCGGGTATGCGTGGGCTCGTCGACAGTATCGGGTATTACGACGGCCGGATTTGTATCACCCTTGTTAGCATCCACCGGCGTAGAGCCTAACTTAATGGTGCTGAGCATCGGAGCCGGAAGCATGATGTTTTCGCACGTCAACGATACAGGTTTCTGGCTGTTTCGGGAATATTTTCAGCTCTCAATGGTCGATACGCTCAAAACCTGGTCCATCATGGAAACGCTAGTTTCGGTATCGGGTCTGGCTGGTGTGATGGTGTTGAGTTGGATAATCGGCTGA
- a CDS encoding DUF2281 domain-containing protein produces the protein MQAAELKIHVVKEIAELSDEQFMQVYDDLIRLLHPPVPVRTPRFGSAKGLVTFMSDDFDAPLDDFKDYMP, from the coding sequence ATGCAGGCAGCCGAACTTAAAATACACGTAGTAAAAGAAATTGCAGAATTGTCTGACGAACAATTTATGCAAGTTTATGATGATCTGATACGTCTACTTCATCCTCCCGTTCCCGTTCGAACACCCCGTTTTGGCAGCGCGAAAGGTCTGGTTACATTCATGTCCGATGATTTTGATGCCCCATTAGACGACTTTAAGGATTACATGCCGTGA
- a CDS encoding sugar phosphate isomerase/epimerase family protein: MKKTFFSLCLATVSLLNLTDSFAQKGKLYTFPIGVESYTYRASFPKNVIATLDTIKALGITDMEGGAPKGYTEAEFKKLCDERGIKISATGGGYEELAKDPMPAINKAKALGASFIMCAWIPHQKANFNLENAKKAVEDFNRIGKTMKENGITFCYHNHGYEFHPYEDGTLYDYIVKNTNPQYVSFEMDILWTQHGGADPVALLKKYGNRYKLMHLKDLKKGVKGDLTGGTPPENDVVLGDGQVNIPEILRLAKKAGVKHYYIEDESNKEYEQMPKSIAYLKSLKE, from the coding sequence ATGAAAAAAACCTTTTTCTCGTTGTGTTTGGCAACCGTTTCCTTACTCAATTTAACAGACAGCTTCGCTCAAAAAGGCAAGCTGTACACCTTCCCCATCGGGGTCGAGTCGTACACTTACCGAGCCAGCTTCCCCAAAAATGTCATTGCCACGCTGGATACAATCAAAGCGCTCGGCATCACGGATATGGAGGGTGGAGCACCTAAAGGGTATACCGAAGCCGAATTCAAAAAATTATGCGACGAACGGGGTATTAAAATTTCGGCGACAGGTGGCGGATACGAAGAGCTGGCCAAAGACCCTATGCCTGCAATTAATAAAGCAAAAGCATTGGGGGCTTCCTTTATTATGTGTGCCTGGATTCCTCATCAAAAGGCGAATTTTAACCTGGAGAATGCCAAGAAAGCCGTCGAGGATTTTAACCGGATCGGTAAAACTATGAAGGAGAATGGGATAACCTTCTGCTACCACAATCACGGCTACGAATTCCATCCGTACGAAGATGGTACGCTGTACGACTACATCGTTAAAAATACCAACCCGCAATACGTTTCGTTCGAAATGGACATTTTGTGGACGCAACATGGTGGTGCTGATCCAGTTGCACTCTTGAAAAAATATGGCAACCGTTATAAACTAATGCACCTGAAAGACCTAAAGAAAGGTGTTAAGGGTGATCTGACTGGCGGAACTCCTCCCGAAAATGACGTTGTCCTTGGCGATGGTCAGGTAAACATTCCGGAAATTTTACGCTTAGCGAAAAAAGCGGGTGTTAAACACTATTACATCGAAGACGAGAGCAACAAAGAATACGAACAAATGCCTAAAAGCATCGCGTATTTGAAAAGCCTGAAAGAGTAG
- a CDS encoding type II toxin-antitoxin system VapC family toxin yields the protein MNLLLDTHTLIWYLEGNAELSQACQNLIENPGNNNFVSIASFWEIAIKLSIGGKLELSKPFEQLYQLAWENNITVLPIRFDHTTTVKSLPFNHKDPFDRIIISQAIVDNMPVLSRDGHFDAYAIRRLW from the coding sequence GTGAATTTATTATTAGACACGCATACCCTGATCTGGTATTTGGAAGGTAATGCAGAATTAAGTCAAGCTTGCCAAAATTTGATTGAAAACCCAGGTAATAACAACTTTGTGAGTATTGCGTCGTTTTGGGAAATCGCTATCAAATTAAGTATTGGTGGCAAACTTGAACTATCCAAACCCTTTGAGCAGCTCTATCAACTAGCTTGGGAGAATAATATCACGGTATTACCTATCCGTTTCGATCATACTACTACCGTCAAATCCTTGCCTTTTAATCACAAAGATCCGTTCGACAGGATTATTATTTCCCAAGCTATAGTTGATAATATGCCAGTACTAAGTCGAGATGGTCATTTTGATGCTTATGCCATTCGTCGACTTTGGTAA